A window of the Callospermophilus lateralis isolate mCalLat2 chromosome 7, mCalLat2.hap1, whole genome shotgun sequence genome harbors these coding sequences:
- the Dynlt5 gene encoding dynein light chain Tctex-type 5 yields MENTYQLGPTKHFPVVTVNHILQDVLTDYLQKEEYEPEFCRQITKTISEVIKARVKELMIPRYKLIVMIHIGQLNGQSILIGSRCLWDPKSDTVSSYVFRNSSLFALANVYAVYFE; encoded by the exons GTCCTACCAAACATTTTCCTGTGGTCACTGTTAATCATATCTTGCAAGATGTGTTGACTGACTATCTGCAAAAAGAAGAGTATGAACCAGAGTTCTGCAGACAGAtaactaaaacaatttcagag gtTATTAAAGCCCGGGTCAAGGAATTGATGATTCCACGGTACAAACTAATTGTAATGATTCACATTGGACAACTGAATGGTCAGAGCATACTTATTGGAAGCAGATGCCTCTGGGATCCTAAAAGTGATACAGTTTCAtcctatgttttcagaaattcttcTCTCTTTGCTCTTGCAAATGTCTATGCAGTATACTTTGAGTGa